From a region of the Hippopotamus amphibius kiboko isolate mHipAmp2 chromosome 3, mHipAmp2.hap2, whole genome shotgun sequence genome:
- the LOC130850062 gene encoding olfactory receptor 1030-like — translation MVKENCTTVTEFILLGLTDRAELQPVLFVVFLVIYLVTIIGNVSMILLIRSDSKLHTPMYFFLSHLSFVDLYYATTVTPQMLVHFLSKRKTTSFLGCIIQFHFFISLGITGCYMLTAMAYDCYMAICKPLLYARKMSRCVCLSLVATPYIYGFANGLAQTILMLHLSFCGPNKINHFYCADPPLLVLACSDTYVKETATFVVAGSNLTCSLTIILISYIFIFTAILGMRSAEGRHKAFSTCGSHLMVVTVFYATLFCMYLRSPSEAPVAQGKIVAVFYIFVSPMLNPLI, via the coding sequence ATGGTAAAGGAAAACTGTACAACAGTGACCGAGTTTATTCTCCTGGGACTGACAGATCGAGCTGAGTTGCAGCCTGTCCTTTTTGTGGTCTTCCTAGTCATCTACCTGGTCACCATCATTGGCAATGTGAGCATGATTTTGTTAATCAGAAGTGACTCCAAACTTCACACTccaatgtacttcttcctcagccacCTCTCCTTTGTAGATCTCTATTATGCCACCACTGTCACTCCTCAGATGCTGGTTCATTTCTTATCCAAGAGAAAAACCACTTCCTTCCTTGGTTGCATTATACAGTTCcactttttcatttccttggggATCACAGGTTGTTATATGCTCACAGCGATGGCTTATGACTGCTacatggccatctgcaaacccttGTTATATGCCAGAAAAATGTCCCGCTGTGTCTGCCTCTCTCTTGTTGCTACTCCTTACATTTATGGGTTTGCAAATGGTCTAGCACAGACCATCCTGATGCTCCATCTCTCCTTCTGTGGACCCAACAAAATCAACCACTTTTACTGTGCAGACCCACCTCTCTTAGTCCTGGCCTGCTCAGATACCTACGTCAAGGAGACTGCCACATTCGTGGTGGCTGGTTCCAACCTCACGTGTTCTCTCACCATCATCCTCATCtcctacattttcattttcacagcCATTCTGGGTATGCGCTCTGCAGAGGGGAGGCacaaggccttctccacctgtgggtCCCATCTCATGGTTGTCACTGTCTTCTATGCGACACTGTTCTGCATGTACCTGAGGTCCCCTTCTGAGGCACCTGTAGCACAGGGAAAAATTGTAGCTGTTTTTTATATCTTTGTGAGTCCTATGTTAAACCCTTTGATCTAA
- the LOC130849706 gene encoding olfactory receptor 5M10-like, translating to MSSPNHTVVTEFILLGLTADPVLQKILFGVFLVIYLITLVGNLGMIMLIRTNPHLHTPMYFFLSHLSFVDICYSSNVTPNMLYNFLSDQKTISYAGCFTQCLLFIALVITELYILASMALDRYVAICSPLHYSTRMSKNICISLVTVPYTYGFLNGLSQTLLTLHLSFCGSLEVNHFYCADPPLIMLACSDTYVKKMAMFVVAGFTLLSSLFIILLSYLFIIACILRIRSAEGRHKVFSTCGSHLTTVTICYGTLFCMYLRPPSETSVEESKIIAVFYSFLSPMLNPLIYSLQNKHVIQALQQMITGTFFHRLTI from the coding sequence ATGTCTTCCCCAAACCACACTGTAGTGACAGAATTCATTCTCCTGGGACTCACGGCTGACCCAGTGCTACAGAAGATCCTGTTTGGGGTGTTTCTGGTGATCTACCTGATCACACTGGTGGGGAATCTGGGCATGATCATGCTGATCAGGACCAATCCCCACCTCCACACtcccatgtatttcttcctcagCCACCTCTCCTTTGTAGACATTTGCTATTCCTCCAACGTTACTCCGAACATGCTGTACAACTTCCTCTCAGACCAGAAGACCATCTCCTATGCTGGCTGCTTCACACAGTGTCTTCTCTTCATTGCCCTGGTCATCACTGAACTTTATATCCTTGCTTCAATGGCCTTGGATCGCTATGTCGCCATCTGCAGCCCTCTACATTACAGCACCAGGATGTCCAAGAACATCTGCATCTCTCTAGTCACAGTCCCTTACACTTATGGCTTCCTCAATGGACTCTCTCAAACACTGCTCACTCTCCACTTGTCCTTCTGTGGCTCCCTTGAGGTCAATCATTTCTACTGTGCTGATCCTCCTCTTATAATGTTGGCCTGCTCTGACACCTATGTCAAAAAGATGGCAATGTTTGTAGTTGCTGGCTTTACTCTCTTAAGCTCTCTCTTCATCATTCTCCTGTCCTACCTTTTCATCATTGCATGCATCTTGAGGATCCGCTCTGCAGAAGGCAGGCACAAAGTCTTTTCTACCTGTGGTTCCCACCTGACAACTGTCACTATATGTTATGGAACCCTATTCTGCATGTACTTAAGGCCTCCATCTGAGACGTCTGTAGAGGAGTCCAAAATAATTGCAgtcttttatagttttttgagcCCTATGCTGAACCCGTTGATCTACAGTTTACAAAATAAGCATGTGATACAAGCCTTGCAACAAATGATTACTGGAACTTTTTTTCATAGACTTACAATTTAG